Proteins encoded in a region of the Mercenaria mercenaria strain notata chromosome 1, MADL_Memer_1, whole genome shotgun sequence genome:
- the LOC128557024 gene encoding uncharacterized protein LOC128557024 isoform X3 produces MDKSTGSVNVEAFKSPLTTYVLRLGPGAEIVSSLQKLVKENQLEAAFVITCVGSVTKAKLRMADSVTINTYENGHYEIVSLVGTLSAGGHLHGSFSDKDGNVIGGHVIGDLFVFTTAEMVIGDCALLRFNREHDERSGYKELELEYGPGKHTSLCYALEYFLENVYSSSSLSFVKEVLNFGGRFCKGALDYVSFQQKGICCHLRALEEKIILYQSADKEMELTVNSRFFHDDMLWIIKYTEEPSSLQHISRVAIRRCLYKPINRSQCEKLSLPTKLLKYIMLDD; encoded by the exons ATG GACAAAAGCACTGGATCTGTGAACGTAGAGGCATTTAAGTCCCCACTAACAACATATGTTCTACGACTTGGGCCCGGTGCAGAGATTGTGTCCAGTTTACAGAAACTTGTGAAGGAGAACCAGCTTGAGGCAGCTTTTGTTATAACATGTGTTGGCAGTGTTACTAAAGCTAAACTTCGCATGGCAGACAGTGTAACG ATAAATACGTATGAAAATGGTCATTATGAGATAGTCTCGTTAGTTGGAACATTGTCTGCTGGGGGTCATCTTCATGGAAGTTTCAGTGATAAGGATGGTAATGTGATTGGTGGTCATGTAATAGGAGATTTGTTTGTGTTTACGACAGCAGAGATGGTCATTGGTGACTGTGCATTATTAAGATTTAACCGGGAACACGATGAACGGTCAGGATACAAAGAACTAGAATTAGAGTATGGACCTGGGAAACATACCTCTTTGTGTTATGCACTGGaatattttttggaaaatgtGTATAGTTCGTCAAGTTTGAGCTTTGTAAAGGAAGTGCTCAATTTTGGTGGAAGATTTTGCAAAGGTGCATTAGATTATGTCAGTTTTCAACAGAAAGGAATATGCTGTCATCTGAGAGCGCTTGaggaaaagataattttatatcaaagtgCTGATAAGGAGATGGAATTGACTGTCAATTCAAGGTTTTTTCATGATGATATGTTGTGGATCATTAAATATACAGAGGAGCCATCTTCCCTTCAGCATATTTCGCGTGTAGCTATAAGACGATGTCTTTATAAACCCATTAATCGTTCTCAGTGTGAAAAACTCAGTTTACCCACTAAACTGCTAAAATATATTATGCTGGATGACTGA
- the LOC128557024 gene encoding uncharacterized protein LOC128557024 isoform X2 yields the protein MLDKSTGSVNVEAFKSPLTTYVLRLGPGAEIVSSLQKLVKENQLEAAFVITCVGSVTKAKLRMADSVTINTYENGHYEIVSLVGTLSAGGHLHGSFSDKDGNVIGGHVIGDLFVFTTAEMVIGDCALLRFNREHDERSGYKELELEYGPGKHTSLCYALEYFLENVYSSSSLSFVKEVLNFGGRFCKGALDYVSFQQKGICCHLRALEEKIILYQSADKEMELTVNSRFFHDDMLWIIKYTEEPSSLQHISRVAIRRCLYKPINRSQCEKLSLPTKLLKYIMLDD from the exons atgctg GACAAAAGCACTGGATCTGTGAACGTAGAGGCATTTAAGTCCCCACTAACAACATATGTTCTACGACTTGGGCCCGGTGCAGAGATTGTGTCCAGTTTACAGAAACTTGTGAAGGAGAACCAGCTTGAGGCAGCTTTTGTTATAACATGTGTTGGCAGTGTTACTAAAGCTAAACTTCGCATGGCAGACAGTGTAACG ATAAATACGTATGAAAATGGTCATTATGAGATAGTCTCGTTAGTTGGAACATTGTCTGCTGGGGGTCATCTTCATGGAAGTTTCAGTGATAAGGATGGTAATGTGATTGGTGGTCATGTAATAGGAGATTTGTTTGTGTTTACGACAGCAGAGATGGTCATTGGTGACTGTGCATTATTAAGATTTAACCGGGAACACGATGAACGGTCAGGATACAAAGAACTAGAATTAGAGTATGGACCTGGGAAACATACCTCTTTGTGTTATGCACTGGaatattttttggaaaatgtGTATAGTTCGTCAAGTTTGAGCTTTGTAAAGGAAGTGCTCAATTTTGGTGGAAGATTTTGCAAAGGTGCATTAGATTATGTCAGTTTTCAACAGAAAGGAATATGCTGTCATCTGAGAGCGCTTGaggaaaagataattttatatcaaagtgCTGATAAGGAGATGGAATTGACTGTCAATTCAAGGTTTTTTCATGATGATATGTTGTGGATCATTAAATATACAGAGGAGCCATCTTCCCTTCAGCATATTTCGCGTGTAGCTATAAGACGATGTCTTTATAAACCCATTAATCGTTCTCAGTGTGAAAAACTCAGTTTACCCACTAAACTGCTAAAATATATTATGCTGGATGACTGA
- the LOC123546428 gene encoding uncharacterized protein LOC123546428, which yields MRQKQVNPASKYRMYSPTAMTNAYQAVREMRLPVKTAARQYGVPQTTLRDRVLGRIDPETTSSGPQALLSQHEEAVFVEHIKAMAQLGYGYSRSELIDQASNYAVFLGKRDQEHPLSDRWYRSFMDRWPELKKVKPRSLVNYRAQATSKEKVTAYFDDLKSALLKDNLMDKPEHIYNVDEKGIQTEHSPPYIICAESSTPAITSARTCITTILGCGNALGTQIPPYFIFKGKRMRSELLEGASPGTQGTVTESGWSNSDVFLEYLDTHFLKYVQRPSEDQPLLLIFDGHKSHITIPVINWAKEHNVSLFVLPAHTSHVLQPLDVGCYGPMQRIYNAQCHKFLRENPSSKITRYDVCSLACNAYTSALSVVNIRSAFKRTGIYPFNPEVILDTQLAPSKAYLVPEPETDIHDIHEAHSNATTAPQPAEFFKTAEKFITDKQTFEHKQPNKTISSIVSGKSITSPTVEAQIITHKSETKSKPSSKSGNVKKCSIPSSTSSKRQRVHSPQPGPSRQTATKALSAESDYSSGDEITDDEKCCACHLFQPKELQNCVSVVFTKWAQCDYPACGHWTHLKYCCKQSVVRLHDEFFCPCHDNTYTEE from the exons ATGCGTCAAAAGCAA GTAAATCCTGCATCAAAGTATAGGATGTACTCACCTACAGCAATGACTAATGCCTATCAGGCAGTAAGAGAGATGAGGCTTCCAGTTAAAACTGCTGCACGGCAATATGGTGTACCGCAGACGACCTTGCGTGATCGGGTTCTTGGGAGAATAGACCCAGAAACAACATCATCTGGACCCCAGGCTTTGCTCAGTCAACATGAAGAGGCAGTATTTGTTGAACACATAAAGGCTATGGCTCAGTTGGGATACGGTTATTCGCGAAGTGAGCTGATTGACCAAGCATCCAATTATGCTGTGTTCCTTGGTAAACGTGATCAGGAACATCCTTTGAGTGACAGATGGTATCGATCTTTCATGGACAGATGGCCAGAACTTAAAAAAGTGAAACCCAGATCACTTGTTAATTATAGGGCACAAGCAACTTCAAAGGAAAAAGTAACTGCTTACTTTGATGATCTTAAATCTGCTTTGCTGAAAGACAATTTAATGGACAAACCTGAACATATATATAATGTTGATGAAAAGGGAATTCAAACTGAGCATAGCCCACCATATATCATTTGTGCTGAGAGTTCTACACCTGCAATTACATCAGCTAGAACATGTATTACTACAATACTAGGATGTGGTAACGCATTAGGGACACAAATACCTCCTTACTTTATATTCAAAGGCAAACGCATGAGAAGTGAACTCCTAGAGGGGGCAAGTCCTGGCACGCAAGGAACAGTGACTGAAAGTGGGTGGTCAAATTCAGATGTGTTCCTAGAATACTTAGAtacccattttctgaagtatgtGCAACGTCCAAGTGAAGATCAGCCACTGCTACTCATCTTCGATGGCCATAAGTCACACATTACCATACCAGTTATCAACTGGGCCAAGGAGCATAATGTGAGTTTATTCGTATTGCCAGCCCATACTAGCCATGTGCTCCAACCTCTGGACGTAGGTTGCTATGGACCCATGCAGCGCATTTATAATGCTCAGTGCCACAAGTTCCTAAGAGAAAACCCTTCTTCCAAGATAACTAGGTATGATGTCTGCTCATTGGCATGCAATGCTTATACCTCTGCACTGTCAGTTGTAAACATCAGGTCTGCATTCAAGCGCACAGGGATCTACCCTTTTAATCCAGAAGTAATTTTGGACACTCAGCTTGCACCTTCCAAGGCATACTTAGTTCCTGAACCTGAAACTGACATACATGACATACATGAAGCACACAGCAATGCTACTACTGCTCCTCAACCAGCTGAATTCTTTAAAACAGCTGAAAAGTTCATAACAGATAAACAGACATTTGAACATAAACAGCCGAACAAAACAATCAGCAGCATTGTATCTGGAAAATCCATTACATCTCCAACTGTTGAAGCGCAAATTATTACCCACAAATCTGAAACTAAATCAAAACCATCAAGCAAGAGTGGGAATGTGAAAAAATGTAGTATACCTTCATCCACTAGCAGTAAACGGCAGCGTGTACATAGCCCACAGCCAGGTCCATCAAGACAAACAGCTACTAAAGCATTGTCTGCTGAATCTGATTACTCTTCAGGAGATGAGATTACTGACGATGAGAAATGTTGTGCCTGTCATTTATTTCAGCCAAAAGAGCTTCAAAACTGTGTCTCAGTTGTATTTACAAAATGGGCTCAGTGTGACTATCCGGCATGTGGACACTGGACACATCTCAAGTACTGTTGCAAACAGTCTGTAGTCAGACTACATGATGAGTTCTTCTGTCCATGTCATGACAATACTTACACAGAAGAGTGA
- the LOC128557024 gene encoding uncharacterized protein LOC128557024 isoform X1 yields MENKDKSTGSVNVEAFKSPLTTYVLRLGPGAEIVSSLQKLVKENQLEAAFVITCVGSVTKAKLRMADSVTINTYENGHYEIVSLVGTLSAGGHLHGSFSDKDGNVIGGHVIGDLFVFTTAEMVIGDCALLRFNREHDERSGYKELELEYGPGKHTSLCYALEYFLENVYSSSSLSFVKEVLNFGGRFCKGALDYVSFQQKGICCHLRALEEKIILYQSADKEMELTVNSRFFHDDMLWIIKYTEEPSSLQHISRVAIRRCLYKPINRSQCEKLSLPTKLLKYIMLDD; encoded by the exons atggAAAACAAG GACAAAAGCACTGGATCTGTGAACGTAGAGGCATTTAAGTCCCCACTAACAACATATGTTCTACGACTTGGGCCCGGTGCAGAGATTGTGTCCAGTTTACAGAAACTTGTGAAGGAGAACCAGCTTGAGGCAGCTTTTGTTATAACATGTGTTGGCAGTGTTACTAAAGCTAAACTTCGCATGGCAGACAGTGTAACG ATAAATACGTATGAAAATGGTCATTATGAGATAGTCTCGTTAGTTGGAACATTGTCTGCTGGGGGTCATCTTCATGGAAGTTTCAGTGATAAGGATGGTAATGTGATTGGTGGTCATGTAATAGGAGATTTGTTTGTGTTTACGACAGCAGAGATGGTCATTGGTGACTGTGCATTATTAAGATTTAACCGGGAACACGATGAACGGTCAGGATACAAAGAACTAGAATTAGAGTATGGACCTGGGAAACATACCTCTTTGTGTTATGCACTGGaatattttttggaaaatgtGTATAGTTCGTCAAGTTTGAGCTTTGTAAAGGAAGTGCTCAATTTTGGTGGAAGATTTTGCAAAGGTGCATTAGATTATGTCAGTTTTCAACAGAAAGGAATATGCTGTCATCTGAGAGCGCTTGaggaaaagataattttatatcaaagtgCTGATAAGGAGATGGAATTGACTGTCAATTCAAGGTTTTTTCATGATGATATGTTGTGGATCATTAAATATACAGAGGAGCCATCTTCCCTTCAGCATATTTCGCGTGTAGCTATAAGACGATGTCTTTATAAACCCATTAATCGTTCTCAGTGTGAAAAACTCAGTTTACCCACTAAACTGCTAAAATATATTATGCTGGATGACTGA